The Halanaerobium praevalens DSM 2228 genome contains a region encoding:
- the amrS gene encoding AmmeMemoRadiSam system radical SAM enzyme: MNKKKEAKFYQKEENNLIKCNLCPHNCKIDNHKTGLCQVRKNINSKLYSLNYQKVSALSIDPVEKKPLYHFYPQKKVLSFGSWGCNMSCIFCQNWQISQEKPQLKNFNAEEIIEIAINRNIDLLAYTYSEPTVFYEFMLETAQLATAKGLKNIMVSNGLIEPKPLEQLVPYLDAANIDLKAFNNDFYQEQCNANLESVKKTIKLLVKKIHLEITTLVITDLNDNLAELEALFSWLAEVNKQIPLHLSRYYPAYNLKKAPTAENKMKKAYQLAKRYLDHVYLGNLNFKKTASTFCNNCGEKLIDRNKIKFENLLKANKCPICRTELWGEF, encoded by the coding sequence ATGAATAAAAAAAAAGAAGCTAAGTTTTATCAAAAAGAAGAAAACAATTTAATAAAATGTAATTTATGTCCTCATAATTGTAAAATTGATAATCATAAAACTGGCCTTTGTCAAGTTCGTAAAAATATCAATTCTAAATTATACTCACTCAACTATCAAAAAGTTTCTGCTTTAAGTATTGATCCAGTTGAGAAAAAGCCTTTATATCATTTTTATCCCCAAAAAAAAGTTCTTTCTTTTGGTAGTTGGGGTTGTAATATGAGTTGTATATTTTGTCAAAATTGGCAGATTAGTCAAGAAAAACCACAACTTAAAAATTTTAATGCAGAAGAAATTATTGAGATAGCAATAAATAGAAATATAGATCTTTTAGCTTATACTTATTCTGAGCCAACAGTTTTTTATGAGTTTATGCTTGAAACAGCTCAATTAGCTACTGCAAAGGGTTTAAAAAATATAATGGTTAGTAATGGTTTAATTGAGCCAAAGCCTTTAGAACAGCTAGTTCCTTATTTAGATGCTGCTAATATTGATCTAAAGGCTTTTAATAATGATTTTTATCAAGAACAGTGTAATGCTAATTTAGAATCTGTAAAAAAGACTATTAAATTATTGGTTAAAAAAATTCATTTGGAAATTACTACTTTAGTTATAACAGATCTAAATGATAATTTAGCTGAATTAGAAGCACTATTTAGCTGGTTAGCAGAAGTTAATAAGCAAATCCCTTTACATTTAAGTAGGTATTATCCTGCTTATAACTTAAAAAAAGCTCCGACTGCTGAAAACAAGATGAAAAAAGCCTATCAATTAGCAAAAAGATATTTAGACCATGTTTATCTTGGTAATCTTAATTTTAAAAAAACAGCTTCAACTTTTTGTAACAACTGTGGAGAAAAGTTAATAGATAGAAATAAAATTAAATTCGAAAATTTATTAAAAGCTAATAAATGTCCAATTTGTAGAACTGAACTTTGGGGTGAATTTTAA
- the amrA gene encoding AmmeMemoRadiSam system protein A has translation MNEKKVILYLARKAVEKYIISGEELEINEKQLPEILKKEAGVFVTLKKDGNLRGCMGTFRPVQKNAAYEIISNAMTAAENDPRFPELRKEELTEISISVDILSEPELVNDQEQLDPQKYGILVKGGHQTGLLLPNLEGIDTVEKQLDIAKRKAGLKGSIEVDIYRFTVSRFKENE, from the coding sequence ATGAATGAAAAAAAAGTTATTTTATATTTAGCAAGAAAAGCTGTAGAAAAATATATTATTTCTGGAGAAGAACTTGAAATTAATGAAAAACAATTACCAGAAATTTTAAAAAAAGAAGCAGGAGTCTTTGTCACTTTAAAAAAAGATGGCAATTTAAGAGGATGTATGGGGACTTTTAGACCAGTTCAAAAAAATGCAGCTTATGAAATTATAAGTAATGCAATGACAGCAGCTGAAAATGATCCTCGATTTCCAGAATTAAGAAAAGAAGAATTAACTGAAATCTCCATTTCAGTTGATATTTTATCTGAACCAGAGTTAGTTAATGATCAAGAACAATTAGATCCACAAAAATATGGAATTTTAGTTAAAGGTGGCCATCAAACAGGTCTTTTGCTTCCTAATTTAGAAGGTATAGATACTGTAGAAAAACAATTAGATATTGCTAAAAGAAAAGCTGGCTTAAAAGGAAGTATTGAGGTGGATATTTATCGATTTACTGTAAGTAGGTTTAAAGAAAATGAATAA
- the amrB gene encoding AmmeMemoRadiSam system protein B, protein MGVVSASLLPHPPILIEDIGGPELEKAKKTVQGFKKTSNQLANLKQEIDLVVFITPHGPLFKSAASIIIQEELKGDFREFGFPQLEFREKSDINFSEKLIQNAKEKSLKLQALRKKDLKNYDIKQELDHGIMVPLHYLKKAGLNKEIIPISIGFISYQNLYKIGQEIAQTAQELNYNIAVIASGDLSHRLEKGAPAGYNSDAHIFDEKLLKYFKEKDFESILNFDSDLVEKAGECGLRPIITMLGALSETNIKLKLNSYQAPFGVGYGTIFIRTE, encoded by the coding sequence ATGGGAGTTGTATCTGCTTCTTTATTACCACATCCCCCAATTTTAATCGAAGATATCGGTGGTCCAGAACTCGAAAAAGCTAAAAAGACTGTTCAGGGATTTAAAAAGACAAGTAATCAGTTAGCTAATTTAAAGCAAGAGATTGATTTAGTTGTTTTTATTACCCCACATGGTCCATTATTTAAATCTGCTGCCTCGATTATTATTCAGGAAGAGTTAAAAGGAGATTTCAGAGAATTTGGCTTTCCTCAACTTGAATTTAGAGAAAAATCAGATATTAATTTTTCTGAAAAATTAATTCAAAATGCTAAAGAAAAATCTTTAAAATTACAAGCTTTAAGAAAAAAAGACTTAAAAAACTATGATATTAAACAAGAACTTGATCATGGGATTATGGTTCCTTTACATTATTTAAAAAAAGCTGGATTAAATAAAGAAATAATTCCAATTTCAATTGGCTTTATTTCTTATCAAAATTTATATAAAATAGGACAGGAAATTGCCCAAACAGCTCAAGAACTTAATTATAATATAGCAGTTATAGCAAGTGGTGATTTATCACATCGATTAGAAAAGGGAGCACCAGCTGGCTATAATTCAGATGCTCATATTTTTGATGAAAAGTTACTTAAATATTTTAAAGAAAAAGATTTTGAATCAATTTTGAACTTTGATTCGGATTTAGTAGAAAAAGCCGGTGAGTGTGGTTTGAGACCTATAATAACTATGTTAGGTGCTTTATCTGAGACTAATATAAAACTAAAACTTAACTCTTATCAAGCTCCTTTTGGGGTTGGTTATGGAACAATTTTTATAAGAACAGAATAA
- the rpsI gene encoding 30S ribosomal protein S9, translating to MASEVQYRGTGRRKTSTARVRLLPGDGKFLVNDVEIDNYFNRKSLIKDIMSPLELTNTDGTLDVLVNVKGGGLSGQAGAVRHGIARALLEVDKDYRGPLKKAGYLTRDSRMVERKKYGRKKARKSPQFSKR from the coding sequence ATGGCTTCTGAAGTACAATATAGAGGTACAGGACGTAGAAAAACTTCTACTGCACGTGTGCGCCTATTACCTGGAGATGGTAAATTTTTAGTCAATGATGTTGAAATCGATAACTATTTTAACAGAAAATCTTTAATTAAAGATATTATGTCACCTTTAGAATTAACAAATACAGATGGAACTTTAGATGTATTAGTAAATGTTAAGGGTGGTGGACTTTCTGGTCAAGCTGGAGCAGTTCGTCATGGTATTGCTAGAGCATTACTAGAAGTTGATAAAGATTATCGTGGACCACTTAAAAAAGCTGGTTACTTAACTAGAGACTCCCGTATGGTTGAAAGAAAAAAATACGGTCGCAAAAAAGCGAGAAAAAGTCCACAGTTCTCAAAAAGATAA
- the rplM gene encoding 50S ribosomal protein L13, translating to MSTYMAKNETVDRNWYVVDAAGKTLGRLASEIAQYIRGKHKPTFTPHVDMGDYVVVINAEKVKLTGKKWDDKKHYSHTNYPGGIKEVTYRELRDKDPEFIIEKAVKGMLPHNKLGRQMIKKLKVYSGSNHPHQAQEPKKLEL from the coding sequence ATGTCAACATATATGGCAAAAAATGAAACTGTAGATCGCAACTGGTATGTTGTTGATGCTGCTGGAAAAACTTTAGGAAGACTAGCATCTGAAATTGCTCAATATATTAGAGGTAAGCATAAGCCTACTTTTACTCCTCATGTAGATATGGGAGATTATGTAGTAGTTATAAATGCTGAAAAAGTAAAATTGACTGGTAAAAAATGGGATGATAAAAAACATTATAGTCACACTAATTACCCTGGTGGTATTAAAGAAGTTACTTATAGAGAACTTCGTGATAAAGATCCTGAGTTTATTATAGAAAAGGCTGTAAAAGGTATGTTACCACATAATAAATTAGGTAGACAAATGATTAAGAAATTAAAAGTATATAGTGGATCAAATCATCCACATCAGGCTCAAGAGCCTAAAAAATTAGAACTTTAA
- the truA gene encoding tRNA pseudouridine(38-40) synthase TruA: protein MRKNYKIIVEYDGSNYSGWQRQKNTEQTIQQKIEEALTKINKSQVKIDGAGRTDAGVHAAGQSANFFLDVEIPPTKIPIALNTELPDDIICKKAIKVNQNFHARYDARGKKYRYRILNSNFNSVFVRNFVYNVYKKLDLKMMQKAAKIFEGSHDFASFCAAGSSVESTVRTIRSIDIYAVDDSEIWLDIVGNGFLYNMVRILAGTFIETGMGKKTLSELEVILQSCNRKNAGFTAPAQGLTLMEVFYD, encoded by the coding sequence ATGAGAAAAAATTACAAAATTATAGTTGAATATGATGGTAGTAATTATAGCGGCTGGCAGAGACAAAAAAATACTGAACAGACAATACAGCAAAAAATAGAAGAAGCTTTAACAAAAATTAATAAATCTCAGGTAAAAATTGATGGTGCTGGAAGAACAGATGCTGGGGTTCATGCGGCTGGTCAGTCAGCAAACTTTTTTCTAGATGTAGAAATTCCACCTACTAAAATTCCGATTGCCTTAAATACTGAATTACCTGATGATATTATTTGTAAAAAAGCAATAAAAGTGAATCAAAATTTTCATGCTCGTTATGATGCAAGGGGCAAAAAATATAGATATAGAATTTTGAACAGTAATTTTAATTCAGTTTTTGTCCGCAATTTTGTTTATAATGTTTATAAAAAACTCGACTTAAAGATGATGCAGAAAGCAGCTAAAATTTTTGAAGGATCTCATGATTTTGCTTCATTTTGTGCTGCGGGATCTTCAGTCGAATCAACTGTAAGAACAATTCGTTCTATAGATATTTATGCAGTAGATGATAGTGAAATTTGGCTTGATATTGTTGGTAATGGTTTTTTATATAATATGGTAAGAATTTTAGCCGGTACATTTATTGAAACCGGAATGGGAAAAAAAACTCTGTCAGAATTAGAAGTGATTTTACAGAGTTGTAATCGAAAAAATGCTGGTTTTACTGCTCCGGCTCAAGGTTTAACTCTAATGGAAGTGTTTTATGATTAA
- a CDS encoding energy-coupling factor transporter transmembrane component T family protein codes for MLKDITIGQYIARDSIIHALDARIKIIITTILIIALFTIDSFSGFGMFAAFVFLVVLLSKISVKKVLKGLKPILILVLFTLFIHIFLTKGGEVLWSWKFISIEAEGVYTGFFMVSRIFILILFTSLLTLTTSPLQLTDGIEYILSPLKRFGVPASELSMMMTIALRFIPTLLEEADKIMKAQQARGADFESGNLIQRAKSLIPLLVPLFISAFRRADDLALAMESRCYRGGEGRTRLHQLEFRYYDFVALIIIIILAVAVSFF; via the coding sequence ATGCTAAAAGATATAACAATTGGTCAGTATATTGCTCGTGACTCTATTATCCATGCTTTAGATGCTCGGATTAAAATTATAATTACTACAATTTTGATAATTGCTTTATTTACTATTGATAGTTTTAGTGGTTTTGGTATGTTTGCTGCTTTTGTTTTTTTAGTTGTTTTATTATCTAAGATTTCAGTGAAAAAAGTTTTAAAAGGATTAAAACCAATTTTGATTTTAGTTTTATTTACCCTTTTTATTCATATCTTTTTAACTAAAGGGGGAGAAGTTCTCTGGTCTTGGAAATTTATTTCTATAGAAGCAGAGGGAGTATATACTGGTTTTTTTATGGTTAGTAGAATTTTTATTTTAATTTTATTTACCTCACTTTTAACCTTAACTACTTCTCCACTTCAGTTAACAGATGGGATAGAATATATTTTATCTCCTTTAAAAAGATTTGGTGTACCAGCAAGTGAACTGTCAATGATGATGACAATTGCTTTAAGATTTATACCAACTTTATTAGAAGAAGCTGATAAAATTATGAAAGCTCAACAAGCTAGGGGTGCTGATTTTGAATCGGGTAATTTAATTCAAAGAGCTAAAAGTCTAATTCCTCTCTTAGTGCCTTTATTTATAAGTGCTTTTAGAAGGGCTGATGATTTAGCTTTAGCAATGGAGTCAAGATGTTATCGTGGAGGAGAGGGTAGAACTCGTCTCCATCAACTAGAATTTAGATATTATGATTTTGTTGCTTTAATAATTATAATTATCTTAGCGGTTGCTGTATCATTTTTCTAG
- a CDS encoding energy-coupling factor transporter ATPase → MLIKLDSVSHVYQDENNVKALKNINLEINKGEFIGVVGHTGSGKSTLVQLFNGLIIPSSGTVKVNGKNITNEKSNLKETRRHVGLVFQYPEHQLFEESVYQDIAFGPKNLGLNKDEIKIRVKEVMELVGLDYETFKDRSPFNLSGGQQRKVAIAGVLALKPDVLVLDEPSAGLDPKGRKQLADLLQYLYQELEMTIILISHRMEEIAELANRVIVMHQGEIVIDDHPVEVFSREQKLHKLSLDLPQVTEILHRLEERGLEIDTNLFSISEASAEIIKALRSK, encoded by the coding sequence ATGTTAATTAAATTAGATAGTGTTAGCCATGTTTACCAGGATGAAAATAATGTTAAAGCACTAAAAAACATTAATTTGGAAATAAATAAAGGCGAATTTATTGGAGTTGTAGGACATACAGGCTCTGGTAAATCAACTTTAGTTCAGCTTTTTAATGGTCTAATTATTCCAAGTTCTGGAACTGTTAAAGTTAATGGAAAAAATATTACTAATGAAAAAAGTAATTTAAAAGAAACTAGACGTCATGTTGGTTTAGTTTTTCAGTATCCAGAACATCAGCTATTTGAAGAAAGTGTTTATCAAGATATAGCTTTTGGTCCTAAAAATTTAGGTCTAAATAAAGATGAAATTAAAATAAGAGTTAAAGAAGTTATGGAACTTGTAGGACTTGATTATGAAACTTTTAAAGATAGATCACCATTTAATTTAAGTGGAGGTCAGCAGCGTAAAGTTGCAATAGCTGGAGTTCTGGCTTTAAAACCAGATGTCTTAGTTTTAGATGAGCCTAGTGCTGGTCTAGATCCAAAAGGAAGAAAACAGCTTGCGGATTTACTGCAATATCTGTATCAAGAACTTGAAATGACAATTATTTTAATTTCTCATCGTATGGAAGAAATTGCTGAACTAGCAAATCGAGTTATAGTAATGCATCAGGGAGAGATTGTAATTGATGATCATCCTGTGGAAGTTTTTTCGCGGGAACAGAAATTACATAAATTATCACTTGATCTTCCCCAAGTAACGGAAATTCTGCACCGTTTAGAAGAAAGAGGATTGGAAATAGATACTAATTTATTTTCGATATCTGAAGCATCTGCAGAAATAATTAAAGCATTGAGGAGTAAATAA
- a CDS encoding energy-coupling factor transporter ATPase, which produces MSLIELNGVDFLYANDDSDRPALQNIDLQIEAGDFAVVIGSNGSGKSTLAKLLNVLLTPSKGKIFVDGLNTLDPDNTWKIRQKVGMVFQNPDNQLVASMVEDDVAFGPENLGIPTEEIRHRVDKSLEMVGMAGFQKFAPHKLSGGQKQRVAIAGVIAMEPDCIVLDEPTAMLDPQGRKEVMETVQYLNKEKGITVVHITHFMEEAVEADKVVVMNQGEILRQGSPKSIFRLVKQLKDVNLDIPVAVEVAQLLREEGIKVPDILSIDELVEALC; this is translated from the coding sequence ATGAGCCTGATAGAACTAAATGGGGTAGATTTTCTTTATGCAAATGATGATAGTGATCGACCGGCTCTGCAAAATATTGATTTGCAGATTGAAGCCGGTGATTTTGCTGTTGTCATTGGTTCAAATGGTTCAGGCAAATCTACCCTGGCAAAGTTATTAAATGTACTTTTGACTCCAAGTAAAGGAAAAATTTTTGTTGATGGTTTAAATACTCTTGATCCTGATAACACCTGGAAGATAAGACAAAAAGTTGGGATGGTTTTTCAAAATCCAGATAACCAACTTGTTGCTTCTATGGTAGAGGATGATGTAGCATTTGGACCTGAAAATCTAGGTATTCCAACTGAAGAAATTCGCCATAGAGTTGATAAATCTCTAGAAATGGTAGGAATGGCTGGTTTTCAAAAATTTGCTCCTCATAAATTATCTGGAGGTCAAAAGCAAAGAGTAGCTATTGCTGGGGTTATTGCCATGGAACCAGACTGTATAGTTTTAGACGAGCCAACTGCAATGCTTGATCCTCAAGGTAGAAAAGAAGTTATGGAGACAGTTCAATATTTAAATAAAGAAAAAGGTATTACTGTTGTTCATATAACTCATTTTATGGAAGAAGCAGTTGAAGCAGATAAAGTTGTGGTTATGAATCAAGGGGAAATTTTACGCCAAGGTAGTCCCAAGTCCATTTTTAGATTAGTTAAGCAGTTAAAGGATGTAAATTTAGATATACCTGTTGCAGTTGAGGTTGCTCAACTTTTGCGAGAGGAAGGAATTAAGGTTCCTGATATTTTGAGCATAGATGAGTTGGTGGAAGCATTATGTTAA
- the rplQ gene encoding 50S ribosomal protein L17, whose translation MAKRKLQKRSSHRQAMFKNMATSLFREGRIQTTLPKAKELRSYAEKLITTAKTNDLASRRKVMSKIQDKEVVTKLFDEIAPQYSERPGGYTRILKMYPRRGDAAKQAIIELVE comes from the coding sequence GTGGCTAAGCGTAAATTACAGAAAAGATCTTCTCATCGTCAAGCGATGTTCAAAAATATGGCAACATCACTTTTTCGTGAAGGAAGAATCCAGACTACACTACCTAAGGCTAAAGAATTAAGATCATATGCTGAGAAACTTATTACTACTGCTAAAACTAATGATTTAGCTTCAAGACGTAAAGTAATGAGCAAAATTCAAGATAAAGAAGTAGTTACTAAACTTTTTGATGAAATCGCACCTCAGTATTCAGAAAGACCTGGTGGTTATACAAGAATTTTAAAGATGTATCCTCGTAGAGGCGATGCAGCTAAGCAAGCGATAATTGAACTCGTAGAATAA
- a CDS encoding DNA-directed RNA polymerase subunit alpha, translating into MIEIEKPRVERLGSDENYGRYEISPLERGYGTTLGNSLRRILLSSLPGAALTSVKVEGVKHEFSAIPGVVEDMTDLILNLKEVVVKYSGEEQTTIRLEAEGEGEITAGDFISAGDVEVVNKEHHVATLAEGGRLVLEATVDKGRGYHTAEENEKLFENNVIGLIPIDSAYSPIERANFNIENTRVGQVTDFDRLVLEVNTNGSIHPDDAISLAAKIMVEHLELFINLTDEIEDVEIMVEVEEEEKDEILDTTIEELELSVRSSNCLKRAGINTVEELVSRTEDDLMKVRNLGKKSLKEIEKKLDELELDLKENEI; encoded by the coding sequence ATGATAGAAATCGAAAAACCACGTGTGGAAAGACTTGGAAGTGATGAGAATTATGGTCGGTATGAAATTTCTCCTTTAGAAAGAGGTTATGGTACTACTCTTGGTAATTCATTACGTCGTATTTTACTTTCTTCTTTACCTGGAGCTGCACTTACTTCAGTTAAGGTTGAAGGAGTAAAACATGAGTTTTCGGCTATTCCTGGAGTAGTTGAAGATATGACTGATTTAATCTTGAACCTGAAAGAAGTAGTTGTTAAATATTCAGGAGAAGAACAAACAACTATTCGTTTAGAAGCAGAAGGTGAAGGTGAAATAACTGCTGGTGACTTTATTTCTGCTGGCGATGTAGAAGTTGTTAATAAAGAGCATCATGTAGCGACACTTGCTGAAGGTGGAAGATTAGTTTTAGAAGCAACTGTAGATAAAGGTAGAGGCTATCATACTGCAGAAGAGAATGAAAAGCTGTTTGAAAATAATGTAATTGGTTTAATTCCAATTGATTCTGCCTATAGTCCTATTGAAAGAGCTAATTTTAATATTGAAAACACCAGAGTTGGTCAAGTAACTGACTTTGATCGTTTGGTATTAGAAGTTAATACTAATGGTAGTATTCATCCTGATGATGCTATCAGTCTTGCTGCTAAAATCATGGTAGAGCATCTTGAATTATTTATTAATTTAACTGATGAAATTGAAGATGTTGAAATTATGGTAGAAGTAGAAGAAGAAGAAAAAGATGAAATCCTAGATACAACAATTGAAGAATTAGAACTTTCTGTTCGTTCTTCTAATTGTTTAAAAAGAGCTGGAATTAATACAGTTGAAGAATTAGTAAGCAGAACTGAAGATGATTTAATGAAAGTTCGTAATCTAGGTAAAAAATCATTAAAAGAAATAGAAAAGAAATTAGATGAACTTGAACTAGATTTAAAAGAGAATGAAATTTAA
- the rpsD gene encoding 30S ribosomal protein S4, with amino-acid sequence MGRYTGSVCKLCRREGEKLYLKGARCYSDKCSFDRRPYVPGEHGQGRHKVSEYGTQLREKQKVRRIYGIMEKQFRNYFEKAENIAGVTGENFLQLLERRLDNVVYRMGFASSRNEARQFVLHGHITVNGRKVDIPSYQIDIDDEIKVKDSSRKSKRFKEIFEYNADFASQEWLNSDLEKAEGTIIALPEREDIDYPVEEHLIVEYYSR; translated from the coding sequence ATGGGAAGATATACAGGTTCAGTTTGTAAATTATGTAGGCGTGAAGGTGAAAAATTATATTTAAAAGGCGCCCGTTGTTATAGTGATAAGTGTTCTTTTGATCGCAGACCATATGTTCCTGGTGAGCATGGTCAAGGTCGTCACAAAGTATCTGAATATGGTACACAGTTAAGAGAAAAGCAGAAAGTAAGAAGAATTTATGGAATTATGGAAAAGCAGTTCCGTAATTACTTTGAAAAGGCTGAAAATATTGCTGGAGTTACAGGTGAAAACTTCCTTCAATTATTAGAAAGAAGATTAGATAATGTTGTTTACAGAATGGGTTTTGCTAGTTCTCGTAATGAAGCAAGACAATTCGTATTACATGGACATATTACAGTTAATGGTCGTAAAGTTGATATTCCATCATACCAGATTGATATTGATGATGAAATTAAAGTTAAAGACTCAAGCCGTAAGTCCAAGCGTTTTAAAGAAATCTTTGAATATAATGCGGACTTTGCTAGTCAAGAATGGTTAAATTCTGATCTTGAAAAAGCTGAAGGAACTATTATTGCATTACCAGAGAGGGAAGATATCGATTATCCGGTAGAAGAACACCTGATTGTCGAGTATTATTCACGGTAA
- the rpsK gene encoding 30S ribosomal protein S11, translated as MAKNKKKKRRRKKVKRNIEKGQAHIKSTFNNTIISITDEEGKVIAWSSAGKVGYKGSRKSTPFAAQLAAENAADEAKEMGLKEVEIFVKGPGSGRESAIRTLQSAGLNITLIKDITPIPHNGCRPPKRRRI; from the coding sequence ATGGCTAAAAATAAGAAGAAAAAACGCAGAAGAAAAAAAGTTAAGCGTAATATAGAAAAAGGTCAGGCACATATTAAATCAACTTTTAATAATACAATTATTTCAATTACAGATGAAGAAGGTAAAGTAATTGCTTGGTCAAGTGCTGGAAAAGTTGGTTATAAAGGTTCAAGAAAAAGTACTCCTTTTGCTGCTCAATTAGCTGCCGAAAATGCTGCTGATGAAGCAAAAGAAATGGGTCTAAAAGAAGTAGAAATTTTTGTTAAAGGTCCTGGTTCAGGTAGAGAATCTGCAATTAGAACTTTACAATCTGCAGGTTTAAATATTACTTTAATCAAAGATATTACTCCTATTCCACATAATGGATGTAGACCCCCAAAAAGAAGACGTATATAA
- the rpsM gene encoding 30S ribosomal protein S13 — MARIEGVDLPRNKRVEIGLTYIYGIGRTTAQSIVANTGINSDTRIKDLTEAEISDLRKEIDENYIVEGELRREKRADIKRLKDIGCYRGLRHRRGLPVRGQRTKTNARTRKGPKKTVGVTKTKAVK; from the coding sequence ATGGCTAGAATTGAAGGTGTTGATCTTCCTAGAAATAAAAGAGTAGAGATTGGATTGACATATATTTATGGTATTGGTAGAACTACTGCTCAAAGTATTGTTGCAAATACAGGCATTAATTCTGATACCAGAATAAAAGACTTGACTGAAGCTGAAATTTCAGATTTAAGAAAAGAAATTGATGAGAACTATATTGTTGAGGGTGAACTAAGAAGAGAAAAAAGAGCTGATATTAAGAGATTAAAAGATATTGGTTGTTACCGTGGTCTTCGTCACCGCAGAGGCTTACCAGTACGTGGTCAAAGAACTAAAACAAATGCACGTACACGTAAAGGTCCTAAGAAAACTGTTGGTGTAACAAAAACAAAAGCAGTTAAGTAA
- the rpmJ gene encoding 50S ribosomal protein L36: MKVRPSVKPICDKCKVIRRNGKVMVICENPKHKQRQG; encoded by the coding sequence ATGAAAGTAAGACCATCAGTTAAACCGATTTGTGATAAATGCAAAGTTATCAGACGTAATGGTAAAGTAATGGTTATTTGTGAAAATCCCAAGCATAAACAGCGCCAAGGATAA
- the infA gene encoding translation initiation factor IF-1: MAKEDPIEVQGTVVEPLPNAMFRVELENGHKVLAHVSGKMRMNFIRILPGDKVTVELSPYDLSRGRITYRHKAK, from the coding sequence ATGGCAAAAGAAGATCCTATTGAAGTCCAAGGTACGGTAGTAGAACCACTACCAAATGCAATGTTTAGAGTTGAATTAGAAAATGGACATAAAGTTCTGGCACATGTTTCAGGAAAAATGAGGATGAATTTTATACGAATCTTACCTGGTGATAAGGTAACAGTAGAACTTTCTCCCTATGACTTGAGTCGTGGCAGAATTACCTATCGACATAAAGCGAAATAA
- the map gene encoding type I methionyl aminopeptidase yields the protein MIILKSRREIDIMREANQIVAETHAYLSENIKPGISTAELDQLADEFIRNKGAVPSFKGYQGFPASVCISINDEVVHGIPSKHRYLEAGDIVSIDIGTFYEGFNGDAARTHAVGSISDKASKLLKVTEESLLKGIEKAVIGNRLFDISHAVQEYVEKNGFSVVRSYVGHGIGRDMHEDPQIPNFGPAGKGPKLKEGMTLAIEPMVNIGGYEVETLEDDWTVVTKDRTKSAHFEHTIAITKNGVEILSKL from the coding sequence ATGATTATTTTGAAATCAAGGCGTGAAATTGATATAATGCGAGAAGCTAATCAGATAGTTGCAGAAACACATGCTTATTTATCTGAAAATATTAAGCCTGGTATTTCTACTGCTGAACTTGATCAGCTAGCAGATGAATTTATTCGAAATAAAGGGGCTGTGCCCTCCTTTAAGGGTTATCAAGGTTTTCCTGCTTCTGTCTGTATTTCAATTAATGACGAAGTTGTGCATGGTATCCCTTCTAAGCATCGGTATTTAGAAGCTGGTGATATAGTTAGTATTGACATTGGAACTTTTTATGAAGGTTTTAATGGTGATGCAGCCAGAACACATGCTGTTGGATCAATTTCTGATAAAGCCAGTAAATTATTAAAAGTAACAGAAGAATCTCTTCTTAAGGGAATAGAAAAAGCAGTTATTGGTAATAGATTATTTGACATTTCACATGCAGTACAGGAATATGTTGAAAAAAATGGGTTTTCTGTGGTTCGTAGTTATGTAGGTCACGGCATTGGTCGTGATATGCATGAAGATCCACAGATACCTAATTTTGGTCCAGCAGGAAAAGGACCGAAATTAAAAGAAGGTATGACTCTTGCTATAGAACCAATGGTTAACATTGGTGGTTATGAAGTTGAGACACTAGAAGATGACTGGACAGTAGTAACTAAAGATAGAACTAAATCTGCTCATTTTGAGCATACAATTGCAATAACTAAAAATGGAGTTGAAATATTAAGTAAACTTTAA